Proteins encoded together in one Bosea sp. (in: a-proteobacteria) window:
- a CDS encoding cupin domain-containing protein: MCGDHHHHDHGHGSAETGADGRDRWKHDGVRVIAGDRLDSNTAQTPGMFRQAAINHARVGAQKIWAGTVSIQPDAKTGVHHHGALESVIYVVRGRARLRWGDRLEFVAEAGPGDFIYVPPFVPHQEINADPAEILECVLVRSDNEAVVVNITDVDPVEKPEDVYWVDPIHAHPGTAR, from the coding sequence ATGTGCGGCGACCATCATCATCACGATCACGGTCACGGCTCCGCCGAGACGGGCGCGGACGGCCGGGACCGCTGGAAACATGACGGCGTACGCGTCATCGCCGGCGACAGGCTCGATTCCAACACGGCACAGACGCCGGGCATGTTCCGGCAGGCGGCGATCAACCATGCCCGCGTCGGCGCGCAGAAGATCTGGGCCGGTACGGTCTCGATCCAGCCCGATGCCAAGACCGGCGTGCACCATCACGGCGCGCTCGAGAGCGTGATCTATGTCGTGCGTGGCCGGGCTCGCCTGCGCTGGGGCGACAGGCTCGAATTCGTCGCCGAGGCCGGCCCGGGCGACTTCATCTACGTGCCTCCTTTCGTCCCGCATCAGGAAATCAATGCCGATCCGGCGGAGATTCTCGAATGCGTTCTCGTGCGCTCCGACAACGAGGCCGTGGTCGTCAACATCACCGATGTCGACCCGGTCGAGAAGCCCGAGGACGTCTACTGGGTCGATCCGATCCACGCCCATCCCGGCACGGCGCGCTGA